A part of Aegilops tauschii subsp. strangulata cultivar AL8/78 chromosome 2, Aet v6.0, whole genome shotgun sequence genomic DNA contains:
- the LOC109785392 gene encoding RNA demethylase ALKBH9B: MSTLLPDEGMARVRRKKDFRHMERVDGRMLNILQGLELHANVFSPDEQARIVACVLDLQDQGRRGRLRERTYSEPRKWMRGKGRATIQFGCCYNYAADRDGNPPGIVRDESVDPLPPLLAAMARRLVLWRVLPPSCVPDSCIVNVYDVDDCIPPHVDHHDFLRPFCTASFLAEAPILFGRDMRVVAPGEFSAAASIPLPVGSVLVLAGNGADVAKHCVPAVPAKRISITFRKMDASKVPFGFRPDPLLQSLAAAVVRPAMTAASAPPNRAAWEQGQGEPAKHATPQQQQQQPAAPLYQAAAAVRAGQTQSQSPGGGVPFSLSTDEFPALGASPASGRRPGRR; this comes from the exons aTGTCGACGCTGCTGCCCGACGAGGGCATGGCGAGGGTGCGCCGCAAGAAGGACTTCCGCCACATGGAGCGCGTCGACGGCCGCATGCTCAACATCCTCCAGGGCCTCGAGCTCCACGCCAACGTCTTCTCCCCCGACGAGCAGGCCAGGATCGTCGCCTGCGTCCTCGACCTCCAGGACCAAggccgccgcggccgcctccgAG AGCGGACCTACTCGGAGCCGCGCAAGTGGATGCGGGGCAAGGGCCGGGCCACGATCCAGTTCGGCTGCTGCTACAACTACGCCGCCGACCGGGACGGCAACCCGCCGGGCATCGTGCGGGACGAGTCCGTCGACCCGCTGCCGCCGCTCCTCGCCGCCATGGCGCGCCGCCTCGTGCTCTGGCGCGTGCTCCCGCCCTCCTGCGTGCCCGACAGCTGCATCGTCAACGTCTACGACGTCGACGACTGCATCCCGCCGCACGTCGACCACCACGACTTCCTCCGCCCCTTCTGCACCGCCTCCTTCCTCGCCGAGGCGCCCATCCTCTTCGGCAGGGACATGCGGGTGGTCGCCCCCGGGGAGTTCTCCGCCGCGGCCTCCATCCCGCTGCCCGTGGGGTCCGTGCTCGTGCTCGCCGGCAACGGCGCCGACGTCGCCAAGCACTGCGTCCCCGCCGTGCCGGCCAAGAGGATCTCCATCACGTTCAGGAAGATGGACGCCTCCAAGGTCCCGTTCGGCTTCCGGCCCGACCCGCTGCTGCAGAGCCTCGCGGCTGCTGTGGTCCGGCCGGCGATGACAGCGGCGAGCGCGCCTCCGAACAGAGCAGCCTGGGAGCAGGGCCAGGGCGAGCCGGCCAAGCATGCCAcacctcagcagcagcagcagcaaccggCGGCGCCTCTGTACCAGGCTGCTGCTGCTGTTAGGGCGGGACAGACACAGTCACAGAGCCCCGGCGGCGGAGTGCCTTTCAGCCTCTCCACCGACGAGTTCCCGGCGCTTGGTGCCTCGCCGGCCAGCGGACGAAGGCCGGGAAGGAGATAA
- the LOC109785396 gene encoding uncharacterized protein, with the protein MASSGEDRGVVVDIRSAAESAGDEGARDTPLHVVESLCMRCGENGTTRILLTLIPHFREVVLMAFECPHCSERNNEVQFAGQLQPKGCCYTLKVPKGQPEILNRQVVKSDSATIKIPELDFEIPPEAQRGTLSTVEGSIMRAVSELQALQDERKKVDPEKAEAIEQFLVKLRSLGSGEADFTFILDDASGNSFIENPNAPSSDPLLSLRFYERTYEQQAALGFLAEPTKESGDSSQDASTVEGNSGGLQRIPHGSVGAVAGRRAIAQGNSDEITAALYRYSAPEEVDTLPSTCAACATECVTRFFSTKIPYFREVIVMATSCDACGYRNSELKPGGEIPAKGKKTTLIVRNVKDLSRDVIKSDSAAVSVPELELELSSGTLGGIVTTVEGLIVKICEALERVHGFQLGDSTYEWKKKKWDGFTERLAKLLNLEEPWTLILDDALAASFIAPATDSLEDDKQLTIEEYERSWEQNEELGLNDMDTSSADMAYNTTSTS; encoded by the exons ATGGCGAGCTCCGGCGAGGACAGGGGCGTGGTGGTCGATATCCGCTCCGCAGCAGAGTCGGCGGGCGACGAGGGCGCGCGCGACACGCCGCTCCACGTGGTCGAGTCCCTCTGCATGCGCTGCGGCGAGAAC GGCACGACGAGGATACTGCTGACTCTGATCCCGCACTTCCGGGAG GTTGTTCTGATGGCTTTCGAGTGCCCGCATTGCAGCGAAAG GAACAACGAGGTTCAGTTTGCTGGGCAGCTCCAGCCCAAGGGATGCTGCTACACTTTGAAAGTCCCCAAGGGGCAGCCTGAG ATACTGAACCGCCAAGTTGTGAAATCTGATTCAGCAACTATTAAG ATTCCAGAACTAGACTTTGAGATCCCTCCGGAAGCTCAACGTGGAACACTTTCAACA GTGGAAGGGAGCATTATGCGAGCTGTTAGTGAGTTGCAAGCACTTCAGGATGAAAGAAAG AAAGTGGATCCTGAAAAGGCTGAAGCTATTGAACAGTTCTTGGTAAAATTGAGATCTCTTGGATCAGGGGAAGCTGATTTTACCTTTATTCTTGATGATGCTTCTGGTAACAGCTTCATCGAGAACCC GAATGCACCTTCATCGGATCCTTTGTTATCTTTGAGATTCTATGAGAGGACATATGAACAACAAGCAGCACTTGGTTTTCTTGCTGAACCAACCAAAGAATCTGGAGACTCTTCTCAGGATGCTTCAACAGTGGAAGGAAACTCTGGTGGGCTGCAAAGGATTCCACATGGTTCAGTTGGAGCTGTTGCAGGTCGCCGTGCTATAGCTCAGGGAAACTCTGATGAAATTACTGCAGCCCTGTATAGATATTCAGCACCAGAAGAG GTTGATACTTTACCATCAACATGTGCGGCCTGTGCTACTGAGTGTGTCACACGATTCTTTTCTACAA AAATCCCATATTTTCGAGAGGTGATTGTTATGGCTACATCATGTGATGCATGTGGCTATCGCAACTCAGAG TTGAAGCCTGGTGGTGAAATCCCAGCTAAAGGAAAGAAAACAACACTGATTGTGCGAAATGTAAAAGATCTTAGTCGTGATGTCATAAAG TCAGATTCAGCAGCAGTTAGTGTACCTGAACTTGAGTTGGAGCTGTCAAGCGGAACACTGGGTGGCATTGTGACAACAGTTGAAGGTTTAATTGTGAAAATATGCGAGG CACTGGAGCGAGTTCATGGATTCCAGTTGGGTGACAGCACATATGAATGGAAGAAGAAGAAATGGGATGGTTTCACAGAGAGATTAGCAAAG CTTCTAAATCTAGAAGAGCCATGGACTTTAATTCTTGATGATGCATTGGCGGCTTCGTTTATTGCTCCAGCGACAGATTCGCTAGAAGATGACAAACAGCTAACAA TTGAGGAGTATGAGAGGAGCTGGGAGCAAAACGAGGAGCTGGGCTTGAATGACATGGACACGTCCTCTGCGGACATGGCTTACAACACGACGAGCACGTCATAA